In Micromonospora cremea, the genomic window AGCCGAGAGCCGTCCGACGTAGTCCACCGAGCACTTCGCAATGACCAACCGCACCCGACGAGGGTAGCCGAGCACCCACCGGTCGCCAGCGAGCGGCACTGGCGCGTCGATGGGATGCTGAGACGGTGCTCGAAGTCCTCACCGGTACCGGTCTCGCCGCCTCGGCGGGGCTGAACGCGTACATACCCCTGCTCACCCTCGGTCTGCTCGCCCGCTACACGGACCTGATCGACCTGCCCAGCGGCTGGACGTGGCTCGGCAACGGTTGGGTCATCGCCATCCTGGCCCTGCTGCTCGCCGTCGAGATGGTCGCGGACAAGGTGCCGGTGGTCGACCACATCAACGACGTGGTGCAGACGGTGGTCCGACCCACCGCCGGCGGCCTGGCCTTCGGCGCCGGATCGTCGTCGGAGACGGTGACGGTCACCGACCCGGGGAGCTTCTTCTCGTCGCACCAGTGGGTGCCCGTGGTCACCGGCGTTCTGCTCGCGTTCGGCGTACACCTGCTCAAGTCCGCCGCCCGGCCGGTCGTCAACGCGACCACCGCCGGGTTCGGTGCCCCGGTGGCCAGCACCGCCGAGGACGCCACCAGCGTGGTGGTCTCCCTGGTGGCGATCATCCTGCCGGTGCTGGTGCTCGCTTTCCTGCTCGGCCTGGTGGCGTTCGTCTACTGGTTCCTGCGCCGACGCTCCGAACGCCGCCGGGAACGCGAGGCAGCCCGCGCCGCCGGCTTCCGCGTCTGACGAGACCGCCTGGCCGTGGCGGTTCCCGCCAGATCCAGACATGCCGCTGGCCGGCACCCCAGGGTTGGGGTGCCGGCCAGCGGTCGATGTCACGCGGTCATGCGGGTGGTGCTTGGGGTGTCACTTGTTCCAGTGCTGGGCGACCAGGTCGGTGGCCTGCTGCTCCCACTGGGCGTAGGCATCGGGGTAGGCCGAGACCTGCACGGTCTGCGCGGCGTCGGTCAACGCCATGTCCTGCCACCCGTCAACCTGCTTGAGACCCTTGAGGAACGCGGTCGTCGAGTAGGCGGGGTCGGTGATCTGCTCCGGCGTACCCCAACCCGAGCTGGGGCGCTGCTGGAACAGGCCCAGCGAGTCGTGGTCGTTCTTGTCGCCGAGGTGACCCAGGTTCTCCAGCTTCGACTCCTGCAGGCTGGTGGCGATCGAGATGACCGCGGCCCGCTCAGGCAGATCGGCCTTCTTCGTCGCGGCGATGATCGCCTTGACGTTCGCAATCTGCTCGTCGTTGAGGTCGATGTGCGACTGCGCGCCCTGCGCCTTGACCGTCTGCACCGCCACGGCGGCGGGCTTGCCGTCGACGGGGGCGGCGTGGGCGGCGATCGGGCCGGCGAAGACACCACCGGCGAACGCGAGACCAGCAACGGACAGCATGCTCTTACGAATGATCGTGTTCATGGGGGTGAGCTCCTTCAGGGGGTAGACACCCACCGCCCAGTTCGGGGGAACGGCGTGTGGGTGCAAGCACCTCGTCCGGCGCTTTCAACACGGGGGAAAGTCTTTCGGCGGCCTACGGGCGGGGGCCTCGTGGCGCCGGGACCGTGTGTAACGACCGGCGGGCCGGGGTCATTCCGGGGCTGGCCCATCCGTCGACACCCGGTAGATCAGGTGCTGGTGCGGTCGTTCAGGGAGTCTGCAACGACCGCGCACCCGCGGGCATTCCAACCCGCCTGGCTGCCATCCCAACCCCGAGGCGGGGTGGCGGGCCGGTGGTGCTGCGATCGTCAGGGTGTGTAACGACCCCGGGCCGGCCACGATTCCAGCCCACGGGTGCGGCCGGTCACAGGCCAGACACCCCCGATACCGGACATCCGGCACGAGATCGGCGAGCCGTTTCCATCAGGCCGTCCGCCCGAGGGCTCGGCTCGATCCGGAGGGGCTGTCCAATCGGCTGCCCGGCATCGGATGGGCCTGTTGGGGGTTGATCGACTCGATATCGCCGATGTCGGGGTATCCGGTGGCCGTGGATACCGCAATATCGGCGAGGTCGAAGTCGATCATCCCGGGCGAAGGCGATCCGGGGGCGAGGTGGCCAGCGAGCGGTATACCTCAGAGGCATATGTATGACTCACAGGTATACCGCTCACAACACCGACCGCTCCCCCGGATCGCCCGCTGGTCCGCGTCGGAGAGACGGTGGCCTGGCCGCATCCACCGCCAGGGCCAGGCCGGGGCCGCCAGCCAGATGCGCCCTAATCCCGGCGCCGGGATCAGAGCCCACGACGACCCCGACGGAAGGCGACACATCGCACCTGGCAAGGGAATCCGGGGCGGACAGCGATCGCCGACGGTATGGGACTGACCGCACGTTGCGCAGGGATTGGTGCGGGACAACGACCGCCGGCCAAAACGGGACCAACCCGCGCCCTGGCGCAGGGAGCAGAGCCGATGGCGATCGCCGCCGGGGTCGGGGCTTGCCCGACCCGCGCAGGAATCGGACCGGACCGAACAACCCGCCGGGATGGGACGTGCCGGACCCCGGGTTCCGAACGGACGGCGACCACCGGCGGGGTGGGGCCCGCCGTGCCCGGCGCAGGGATCAAGCCTGACCGCCCGGAGCCGGGCACGGCGGGCCCCACCACGCCCCACACGGACCCGGCAAGCCGGTCAACGAGCCGGCGCAAACCAGCTCACGGGATAGCCAGGGTCACGAAGCCGGCAAAAGCCTACGATCGGGCAAGAGCCTAGAGGAGGTCGGCATGACCGCAGCGATGGAGATGCCCCGAGTCCAGGAGTGCGTTGTCGTAGCTTGCGCCTACAACGACGCCGGCGACTGCCACGCCTTCGCGATCACGATCGGCAGCATGGATCACGCGCACTGCCACACCTTCGTTGAGTCGCCGGTACGCGGCGGCGTGGAGAGCCTGATCGCCCAGGTGGGCGCCTGCCAGCGGTCCGACTGCCGGCACAATGAGCAGCTCGAGTGCCACGCGTCGTCCATCAGGGTCGGCCCGGACAACGACATGGCCGACTGCATGACCTACGACGGCCGCTGACCTGCCACACCCGCCCGGTCAGGGCAGGTCGTTGGCGCGGCGGATGACCGTCACCAGGTCGTCGATGATGCCGGTGAGGGCGAAGTCCTTCGGGGTGAAGACCCGGGCCACCCCGGCCGCCCGCAGCGTGTCGGCGTCAGCGGCGGGGATGATGCCTCCCACGACCACCGGCAGGTCCGCCCGGCCGGCGGCGCGCAGCCCGTCGAGCACGGCCGGCACGGCTGCCAGGTGCGAACCGGAGAGCACGGACAGCCCGACCAGGTCGACGTCCTCCTCTACGGCCGCGGCGACGATCTGCCCGGCGGTCAGCCGGATGCCCTGGTAGACGACCTCGAAGCCGGCGTCGCGGGCGCGTACCGCGATCTGCTCGGCGCCATTGGAGTGCCCGTCCAGGCCGGGCTTGCCGACCAGCAGTCGCAGCCGGCCGCTGCCCAGCTCGCGGGCGGTGGCGGTGACCCGCTCGCGGACGGCCGCGAGGCCCGGGTCGCCGCCGGTGCCGGTGGCCCCGGCCAGCCCGGTGGGCGCCCGGTACTCGCCGAAGACCTGGCGCAGCGCACCGGCCCACTCGCCGGTGGTCACACCGGCCCGCACGCACTCCAGGGTGGCCGGCATCAGGTTCGTGGTGGACGCGGCGTCCGCGCGGAGCCGGGCCAGGGCCGCGTCGACGGCCGCGCCGTCCCGGTCGGCCCGCCACCGGCGTACGCCGTCCACGGCTGCGGCCTCGACCGCCGGATCGACCTGCTCGACCGCCTCCGCTCCGGCCGCGGTAAGCGGGGAGGGCTCGGTCTCGGTGAACCGATTGACGCCGACCACCACGTCGGCGCCGGACTCCATCCGGCTGCGGCGCTCGGCCAGCGAGGCGACCAGCGCGCTCTTGAGGTAGCCGGTCTCCACGGCGGTTACCACGCCGCCCAGCTCCAGCACCTTGTCCAGCTCGGCTCGGGCACCGGTGACGATCTCGTCGACCAGCGCGGTCATCACGTGCGAGCCGGCGAAGAGGTCGGGGTGTTCGAGCAGATCCGACTCGTACGCCAGAACCTGCTGCATCCGCAGCGACCACTGCTGGTCCCAAGGGCGGGGCAGGCCGAGCGCCTCGTTCCAGGCGGGCAGCTGCACCGCGCGAGCCCGGGCGTCGCGGGACAGCGTCACGCCGAGCATCTCCAGCACGATTCGCTGGATGTTGTTTTCCGGCTGCGCTTCGGTCAGGCCGAGCGAGTTGACCTGCACGCCATAGCGGAACCGGCGCTGCCTGGCCTCGGTGACTCCGTACCGGTCGCGGGTGATCTCATCCCAGAGCACGCCGAACGCGCGCATCTTCCCGATCTCCTCCACGAACCGCACCCCGGCGTTGACGAAGAACGAGATCCGCTGCACCACGTCACCCATCCGCTCGGCGGGCACCTGGCCGGAGTCGCGCACCGCGTCGAGCACGGCGACCGCGGTGGCCAGCGCGAAACCGACCTCCTGCACCGGCGTGGCACCGGCTTCCTGGAGGTGGTACGAGCAGATGTTGACCGGGTTCCACCGCGGCATCTCGCGCAGCGTGTACGCCACCACGTCGGCGGTGAGCCGCAGCGACGCCGCCGGCGGGAAGATGTACGTCCCCCGGGACAGGTACTCCTTGATGATGTCGTTCTGCGTGGTGCCGGCGCAGCGGGCCAGCTCGGCATTCTGCTCCAGCCCCACGGTGCCGTAGAGGGCGAGCAGCCACATCGTCGGCGCGTTGATGGTCATCGAGGTGTTCATGTCGGCCAGCGGGAGGCCGTCGAAGAGCGCCCGCATGTCGCCCAGGTGGGCCACCGGCACGCCGACCCGGCCGACCTCGCCGGCGGCCAGCTCGTGGTCGGGGTCGTACCCGGTCTGGGTGGGCAGGTCGAAGGCGACCGAGAGACCGGTCTGCCCCTTCGCCAGGTTGCGGCGGAAGAGGGCGTTGGTCGCGGCGGCCGACGAGTGGCCGGCGTAGGTGCGCATCACCCACGGACGGTCCCGCTCGGGCAACCGCCCCGAAGATGCCTTCTCATCCATGGCCGGAGTCTAAGTTACCGTTCAGTAAAACGGGCTGTGGAAAACCACACAGGTCCATGTCGCGGACGTCTGGGTGCGAAGTGCCCGCAGTGTCCCGGACCACCACACCCCGGGCGCCGCACCGCCCTGGCTAGGACGCACACTGGACGTCATGGATGACGAGCTGGCCATCTCCGTCCGGGGACTGCGCAAGGCGTACGGCGACAACGTGGCCGTGGCCGGCGTGGACCTCGACGTCGACCGCGGCGAGGTGTTCGCCCTGCTCGGCCCGAACGGCGCCGGCAAGACCACAACGGTGGAGATCCTCGAGGGCTACCGGCGCCGGGACGCCGGCGAGGTCACCGTGCTCGGCGCGGACCCGGCGCACCCGGACGCCGGCTGGCGATCCCGGGTGGGCATCGTGCTGCAGGGCACCGGCGAGTTCGACGAGCTGACCGTGGCCGAGGTGATTCGCCACTTCTCCGGCTTCTACCCGGACGCCGACGACCCGGACAAGGTGATCGAGCGGGTCGGGCTGGCCGGCAAGGCGAAGGCCCGCACGCACACCCTCTCCGGCGGGCAGAAGCGCCGCCTCGACGTGGCGCTGGGCATCATCGGCCGCCCCGAGCTGCTCTTCCTCGACGAGCCGACCACCGGCTTCGACCCGGAGGCCCGCCGCGAGTTCTGGGAGCTGATCCGCGACCTCGCCGCGGCCGGCACCACCATCGTGCTGACCACCCACTACCTGGACGAGGCCGAGGCGCTGGCCGACCGCGTCGGGGTGATCACCGGCGGACGACTGGTCGAGGTGTCCGCGCCGAACCGGCTGGGCAACCGGCAGGAGTCCCTCGCGACGGTCTCCTGGCGTACCCCGGAAGGGGCGGTGGAGAGCGCGCAGAGCGCGGCGCCGACGGCCCTGGTGGCCGAGCTGGCCGCGCGCTACGGCGGCGAGGTCCCCGGGCTCACCGTGACCCGGCCGACCCTGGAGGACGTCTACCTCACGATGATCGGACAAGCGCGATGACGACCACGACGAAGCCGGCGACGCCGGTCGCCGCGACCCGGGGCCGCCGACCGGGCGCCGGGGGACTCGCCCTGCGGCAGGGCCGGCTGGAGATCACCCAGTTCCTGCGCAGCCGGGAGTCCGTCGTCTTCACGATGGGCTTCCCCATCATCATGATCCTGATCTTCGCGTCGATCTTCGACGGCACGATCGGCGGCGGGGTCAAGTTCACCCAGTACTTCATCACCGGGATGATCGCGACCGGCCTGATGACGGTCAGCTTCCAGAACCTCGGCATCTGGATCCCGATCGAGCGGGACCGGGGCGTGCTCAAGCGCTACCGGGGCACGCCGATGCCGAAGTGGGTCTGGTTCGCCGGCAAGGTGATCATGGTGGTGGCGATCGGCATCGCCGAGACCGCGCTGCTGCTGGCGGTCGCGGTGGCGCTGTTCGACCTCGACCTGCCCGGTACCGCCGGGAAGTGGTTCACCTTCGGCTGGGTCGCCGTGCTCGGGGTGACCGCCTGCACCCTGTGCGGCATCGCCATCTCGTCGCTGGCCCGCACCGCGCGCAGCGGCTCGGCAGTGGTCACCCCGGTCGCCCTGGTGCTCCAGTTCATCTCCGGGGTGTTCTTCGTCTTCACCGACCTGCCCACCTGGATGCAGCAGGTGGCCGCGCTGTTCCCGCTCAAGTGGATGTGCCAGGGGCTGCGGTCGGTCTTCCTGCCGTCCAGCTTCGGCGCACAGGAGCCGGGAGGCTCGTTCGAGCTGGGCCGCGTCGCGCTGGTGCTGACCCTGTGGTGCGTGATCGGCGTCGTACTCTGCCTGACCACCTTCCGCTGGACCACCAAGCGCGACGGCTAACCCCCGCCCGCCTGCCGCGCCCTCCGCGCGCCGCCCCACCGATCTAGGGCTCGTTGTCGTTTTTTGATCTCCAACGACAGCGATTCGCCCTAGATCGACGCGGGAGTCGGCGCACGGGGGCGCGGCGCGCGCGGGGCGGGGTGGGGGTTAGTACGTGTAGAAGCCCTTGCCGGTTTTGCGGCCCAGGTCGCCGGCGGTGACCATCCGCTGGAGCAGCTCCGGCGGGAAGAACTTCTCGTCGGCGGTGTCGGTGTAGATGTTCTTCGAGGCGTGCAGCAGCACGTCCACGCCGGTGAGGTCGGTGGTGGCCAGCGGGCCCATCGCGTGCCCGAAGCCCAGCCGGCAGGCGGTGTCCAGGTCCTCAGCCGACACCACGCCGGACTCGACCAGCTTGACCGCCTCGACCACCAGGGCGGAGATCAGCCGGGTGGTGACGAAGCCGGCGATGTCCCGGTTGACCACCACCACCGTCTTGCCGATCTCCTCGGCGAAGGCCCGTACGGTGGCCAGCGTGGCGTCACTGGTCTTGTAGCCGCGGACCAGCTCGCACAGCTGCATCATCGGCACCGGGGAGAAGAAGTGGGTGCCGACGACCATCTCGGGCCGTTCGGTGACCGCGGCGATCTGGGTGACGGGGATGGCCGAGGTGTTGGTGGCGAGCACCGCGTCGGACTTGCAGATCTTGTCCAGGGCGCGGAACACCTCGTGCTTGATCTCCAGACGCTCGAAGACCGCCTCGACCACGATGTCCGCGTCGGCCGCCGCCTCCAGGTCGGTGGTCGGGGTGATCCGGGCGAGCGTCGCCTCGACCTCGGACGCCTCGATCTTGCCCTTCTCGGCGAACTTCTCCAGCGACTTCCGGATGCCGCCGAGGCCCCGGGTGGTGGCCGCGTCGTCCAGGTCGCGCAGCGTCACCTGCCAGCCCGCCTGCGCCGCCACCTGGGCGATGCCGGAGCCCATCAGCCCGGCCCCGACGACCGCGAGTCGACCCGCCATCTGCTTCTCCCTCGCTGCGATTGAGTGCCTGCCTGCACCCTAGTCGGCGAGCCTGAACGACGGCTAAGGGGCTGTCGGGAGACCGCACAGCCCCGGTTGGTGTCAGATCTCCAGCGCCGGCTCCTCCCGCGTCGTCCCTCGCTCGACGGCCACCCCGAGCGCGCGCAGGTCGGCGACGAAGTCCGGGTAGCCCCGGTCGACGTGGTGCACGTGGGAGACCTCGGTGACCCCGTCCGCGCAGAGCCCGGCCATGATCAGCCCGGCTCCGGCGCGGATGTCGGTGGCCCGTACCGGCGCCCCGGAGAGATGTTGCCGGCCGCGGACCACCGCGTGGTGCCCGTCGGTCTTGATGTCCGCGCCGAGGCGCATCATCTCGTTGGCGAACATGAACCGGCCGTCGAAGATGTTCTCGGTGATCAACGAAGCGCCGTCGCTGACCGCGGCCAGGCCGATCGCCATCGGCAGCAGGTCGGTGGCGAAGCCCGGGTACGGCAGCGTCACCACGTCGACCGCGCGGGGCCGGTCGTCCATCCGCACCCGGAAGCCGTCTCCCCGGGTCTCCACCAGGCCGCCGGCCGCCACCACCTTGTCCAGCGCGACCTCCAGGAAGGCCGGGTCGAGCCCGGTCACCGTCACGTCGCCACGGGTCATCGCCGCACCGAACGCCCAGGTGCCGGCGACGATCCGGTCCCCCACCGTGGCGTGTCGCACCGGGCGCAGCCCGGGTACGCCGGTGATCCGCAGGGTGGATGTGCCAGCGCCGGAGATCCGCGCGCCCATCTGGTTGAGCATGGTGCAGATGTCGACGATCTCCGGCTCCCGAGCGGCGTTGTCGATCATCGTGGTGCCCTGGGCCAGCACCGCCGCCATCACCAGGTTCTCGGTCGCCCCCACGCTGGGGAAGTCCAGCACGATGTCCGCGCCGCGCAGCCCGTGCGGTGCGGCGGCGATGACGAACCCGTGCTCACCGGAGATGTCCGCGCCCATCCGGGTCAGCCCGGAGACGTGCATGTCCAGTCCGCGCGAGCCGATCGCGTCGCCGCCCGGGTGGGCCACCCGCACGTACCCCCGGCGGGCCAGCAGCGGGCCGAGTACGCAGATCGACGCGCGTAGCCGGCGGACCAGGTCGTAGTCCGCGTCCGCGCCAGGCTGCTCGGGTACGTCGATGGTCACCGATCGGGAGCGGGCCAACCCGCCCCGCGCGACCATCGGATCGACCGGGTCGTCCGCGTCGAACCGCACGTCGCAGCCCAGCCGACGCAGCACCTCCCCCATGATCGCGATGTCGGTGATCCGCGGGACGTTGGTGATCACGCTGCGGCCCGGAGCGAGCAGCGCGGCGGCCATCAACTTCAACGCCGAGTTCTTGGCACCGACCACGTGCACGGTGCCGGCCAGCCGGGCGCCGCCGCGTACCCGGATGACATCGACTTCGTTGACCGCCGGATCACCCGCGTCCCCGGGGCTCACCACCGCCGGCCAGCCGGCGGCGGTGGTGTCCGGCCGCGCCGGGATCGTCAGGTCCGGTATCCGTAGGCTGTGCGTCATGGCCGTCCACCTCACGCGCATCTACACCAAGGCCGGCGACGCCGGCATGACCAGGCTGAGTAACAACGAGCAGGTGCCGAAGATCGATCCACGGATCGCCGCGTACGCGGATGTCGACGAGTGCAACGCGGCGATCGGCGTCGCGCTCGCCCTGGGCCAGCTCGACGGGGAACTGCGGGCCGTGCTGGCGTCGATCCAGAACGACCTGTTCGACGTGGGCGCCGACCTGTCCACGCCGGTCGAGCCGGAGCCGAAGTACCCGCCGCTGCGGGTGACCGAGGAGTACGTCGAGCGCCTCGAGGGCTGGTGCGACGAGTACAACGCACGCCTGAGCAAGCTCGACTCCTTCATCCTCCCCGGCGGCACCGCGGGTGCGGCGCTGCTGCACGTGGCGCGGACCATCGCCCGGCGTGCCGAACGGGCAGCGTGGGCGCTGGTCGGCCACGATCCGGAACGGACCAGCCCGCTCCCGGCAAAGTATCTCAACCGGCTCTCCGATCTGCTCTTTATCCTGTCAAGAACGGCAAATCCGGCGGGAGATGTGCTATGGGTGCCGGGCGGTAAGCGCTGAGCGTCGGCGGGCTGCAC contains:
- a CDS encoding DUF4126 domain-containing protein — translated: MLEVLTGTGLAASAGLNAYIPLLTLGLLARYTDLIDLPSGWTWLGNGWVIAILALLLAVEMVADKVPVVDHINDVVQTVVRPTAGGLAFGAGSSSETVTVTDPGSFFSSHQWVPVVTGVLLAFGVHLLKSAARPVVNATTAGFGAPVASTAEDATSVVVSLVAIILPVLVLAFLLGLVAFVYWFLRRRSERRREREAARAAGFRV
- a CDS encoding ABC transporter permease, which translates into the protein MTTTTKPATPVAATRGRRPGAGGLALRQGRLEITQFLRSRESVVFTMGFPIIMILIFASIFDGTIGGGVKFTQYFITGMIATGLMTVSFQNLGIWIPIERDRGVLKRYRGTPMPKWVWFAGKVIMVVAIGIAETALLLAVAVALFDLDLPGTAGKWFTFGWVAVLGVTACTLCGIAISSLARTARSGSAVVTPVALVLQFISGVFFVFTDLPTWMQQVAALFPLKWMCQGLRSVFLPSSFGAQEPGGSFELGRVALVLTLWCVIGVVLCLTTFRWTTKRDG
- a CDS encoding DUF1540 domain-containing protein, yielding MTAAMEMPRVQECVVVACAYNDAGDCHAFAITIGSMDHAHCHTFVESPVRGGVESLIAQVGACQRSDCRHNEQLECHASSIRVGPDNDMADCMTYDGR
- a CDS encoding protein meaA encodes the protein MDEKASSGRLPERDRPWVMRTYAGHSSAAATNALFRRNLAKGQTGLSVAFDLPTQTGYDPDHELAAGEVGRVGVPVAHLGDMRALFDGLPLADMNTSMTINAPTMWLLALYGTVGLEQNAELARCAGTTQNDIIKEYLSRGTYIFPPAASLRLTADVVAYTLREMPRWNPVNICSYHLQEAGATPVQEVGFALATAVAVLDAVRDSGQVPAERMGDVVQRISFFVNAGVRFVEEIGKMRAFGVLWDEITRDRYGVTEARQRRFRYGVQVNSLGLTEAQPENNIQRIVLEMLGVTLSRDARARAVQLPAWNEALGLPRPWDQQWSLRMQQVLAYESDLLEHPDLFAGSHVMTALVDEIVTGARAELDKVLELGGVVTAVETGYLKSALVASLAERRSRMESGADVVVGVNRFTETEPSPLTAAGAEAVEQVDPAVEAAAVDGVRRWRADRDGAAVDAALARLRADAASTTNLMPATLECVRAGVTTGEWAGALRQVFGEYRAPTGLAGATGTGGDPGLAAVRERVTATARELGSGRLRLLVGKPGLDGHSNGAEQIAVRARDAGFEVVYQGIRLTAGQIVAAAVEEDVDLVGLSVLSGSHLAAVPAVLDGLRAAGRADLPVVVGGIIPAADADTLRAAGVARVFTPKDFALTGIIDDLVTVIRRANDLP
- a CDS encoding cob(I)yrinic acid a,c-diamide adenosyltransferase, with protein sequence MAVHLTRIYTKAGDAGMTRLSNNEQVPKIDPRIAAYADVDECNAAIGVALALGQLDGELRAVLASIQNDLFDVGADLSTPVEPEPKYPPLRVTEEYVERLEGWCDEYNARLSKLDSFILPGGTAGAALLHVARTIARRAERAAWALVGHDPERTSPLPAKYLNRLSDLLFILSRTANPAGDVLWVPGGKR
- a CDS encoding 3-hydroxyacyl-CoA dehydrogenase family protein — encoded protein: MAGRLAVVGAGLMGSGIAQVAAQAGWQVTLRDLDDAATTRGLGGIRKSLEKFAEKGKIEASEVEATLARITPTTDLEAAADADIVVEAVFERLEIKHEVFRALDKICKSDAVLATNTSAIPVTQIAAVTERPEMVVGTHFFSPVPMMQLCELVRGYKTSDATLATVRAFAEEIGKTVVVVNRDIAGFVTTRLISALVVEAVKLVESGVVSAEDLDTACRLGFGHAMGPLATTDLTGVDVLLHASKNIYTDTADEKFFPPELLQRMVTAGDLGRKTGKGFYTY
- a CDS encoding ABC transporter ATP-binding protein, with amino-acid sequence MDDELAISVRGLRKAYGDNVAVAGVDLDVDRGEVFALLGPNGAGKTTTVEILEGYRRRDAGEVTVLGADPAHPDAGWRSRVGIVLQGTGEFDELTVAEVIRHFSGFYPDADDPDKVIERVGLAGKAKARTHTLSGGQKRRLDVALGIIGRPELLFLDEPTTGFDPEARREFWELIRDLAAAGTTIVLTTHYLDEAEALADRVGVITGGRLVEVSAPNRLGNRQESLATVSWRTPEGAVESAQSAAPTALVAELAARYGGEVPGLTVTRPTLEDVYLTMIGQAR
- the murA gene encoding UDP-N-acetylglucosamine 1-carboxyvinyltransferase — protein: MTHSLRIPDLTIPARPDTTAAGWPAVVSPGDAGDPAVNEVDVIRVRGGARLAGTVHVVGAKNSALKLMAAALLAPGRSVITNVPRITDIAIMGEVLRRLGCDVRFDADDPVDPMVARGGLARSRSVTIDVPEQPGADADYDLVRRLRASICVLGPLLARRGYVRVAHPGGDAIGSRGLDMHVSGLTRMGADISGEHGFVIAAAPHGLRGADIVLDFPSVGATENLVMAAVLAQGTTMIDNAAREPEIVDICTMLNQMGARISGAGTSTLRITGVPGLRPVRHATVGDRIVAGTWAFGAAMTRGDVTVTGLDPAFLEVALDKVVAAGGLVETRGDGFRVRMDDRPRAVDVVTLPYPGFATDLLPMAIGLAAVSDGASLITENIFDGRFMFANEMMRLGADIKTDGHHAVVRGRQHLSGAPVRATDIRAGAGLIMAGLCADGVTEVSHVHHVDRGYPDFVADLRALGVAVERGTTREEPALEI